Proteins co-encoded in one Listeria ivanovii subsp. ivanovii genomic window:
- a CDS encoding phospho-sugar mutase codes for MTWQNYLKVWQEADLSDDWKAELKQVETEQERFDGYLTFGTGGMRGKMGIGSKRMNIFTIRRVARALGEYVVANGGADSGVAIAYDSRNNSSLFAKETAKVLSALSVRVYLSDAIRPTPALSFCVREKAAFAGVVITASHNPSIYNGFKVYDKNGCQITLGAAEEIATYLERVMNIFTIPIRELPNLFVTPLGKEMDDAYLKALQKVVFRPDLLADYGRELTVCYTPLHGAGKELVMRGLTENGFSNVAIVPEQSEPDGNFLTVVSPNPEEANSFELAKKQAKNIQADIILATDPDADRLGVAVLTKNGEYLILTGNQLGALLLDYILAAKANLTSEDTMINTIVTGDLGGKIATEYGINHIQTLTGFKFIGEKIAEMEQGQERFVFGYEESYGYLIAPFVRDKDAVQAALLVSEMALYYKKKGTTLLQKLTLLYEKYGYHEELLHTITLESVNGKEKMTQVMEMLRKQPMFIPEISVMEDFEASERVNLTNGKVSRINLPKENVLKFYLKNNSWFAIRPSGTEPKCKIYFQSIGETKEIAEKMMKDLKKEILTLWN; via the coding sequence ATGACTTGGCAAAACTATTTGAAAGTTTGGCAGGAAGCTGATTTGTCAGATGATTGGAAAGCTGAATTAAAGCAAGTGGAAACAGAACAAGAACGCTTTGATGGTTACTTAACTTTTGGCACTGGTGGTATGCGCGGAAAAATGGGCATTGGTTCTAAAAGAATGAACATTTTTACGATTAGAAGAGTGGCTCGGGCGCTTGGTGAATATGTCGTGGCAAACGGAGGAGCAGACAGTGGTGTTGCCATTGCTTATGACTCGAGAAATAATTCGAGCCTATTTGCAAAAGAGACAGCGAAGGTTCTTTCGGCGCTAAGTGTGCGCGTCTATCTTTCCGATGCGATTCGACCAACTCCAGCATTATCATTTTGCGTGCGAGAAAAAGCTGCATTTGCAGGCGTCGTTATTACCGCAAGCCACAATCCATCTATTTATAATGGTTTTAAAGTATATGATAAAAATGGTTGCCAAATAACTTTAGGTGCTGCTGAGGAAATTGCTACGTACCTAGAGCGGGTAATGAATATTTTTACAATCCCGATTCGCGAACTTCCTAACCTGTTCGTTACGCCCCTTGGAAAAGAAATGGACGATGCGTATTTAAAAGCGCTTCAAAAAGTTGTTTTCCGGCCGGATCTACTAGCAGACTATGGGAGAGAACTAACTGTTTGTTACACACCTTTACATGGGGCTGGAAAAGAACTTGTCATGCGAGGGCTTACTGAAAACGGCTTTTCAAATGTAGCAATTGTACCAGAACAAAGTGAGCCGGATGGTAACTTTTTAACGGTAGTTTCGCCAAATCCGGAAGAAGCAAATAGTTTCGAACTTGCTAAAAAACAAGCCAAGAATATCCAAGCTGACATTATTTTAGCAACCGATCCTGATGCAGATCGTCTCGGAGTAGCAGTTTTAACTAAAAATGGCGAGTATCTAATTTTGACTGGAAATCAGTTAGGCGCGTTGTTACTTGATTATATTTTAGCTGCGAAAGCCAATTTAACATCAGAAGATACGATGATTAATACGATTGTAACTGGAGACTTGGGCGGGAAAATTGCGACTGAATACGGCATTAACCATATTCAAACACTGACTGGTTTTAAATTCATCGGTGAAAAAATCGCGGAGATGGAACAAGGACAGGAGCGGTTTGTCTTCGGTTATGAAGAAAGTTATGGCTATTTAATCGCGCCGTTTGTTCGTGATAAAGATGCAGTCCAAGCGGCATTACTCGTGTCGGAAATGGCTCTTTACTATAAAAAAAAAGGCACTACCTTGCTGCAGAAATTAACCCTTTTATATGAAAAATATGGATATCACGAAGAATTGTTGCATACAATAACACTCGAAAGCGTTAATGGGAAAGAGAAGATGACCCAAGTAATGGAAATGTTACGTAAGCAGCCAATGTTTATTCCAGAGATAAGCGTAATGGAAGATTTTGAGGCAAGCGAACGCGTTAATCTCACAAATGGTAAAGTTTCACGAATCAATTTACCAAAAGAAAATGTCTTAAAATTTTATTTGAAAAACAATTCTTGGTTTGCGATTCGACCATCAGGAACAGAACCAAAATGCAAAATTTATTTCCAAAGCATAGGTGAAACGAAAGAAATCGCCGAAAAAATGATGAAAGATTTGAAAAAAGAGATTTTAACTTTATGGAATTAA
- the cshA gene encoding degradosome RNA helicase CshA: MTKFSEFGLDEKIVKSVNRMGFEEATPIQEKTIPLGLAGKDLIGQAQTGTGKTAAFGLPMIHKIDQKSNNVQALIIAPTRELAIQVSEELYKLSYDKHVRVLAVYGGSDISRQIRSLKKKPQIVVGTPGRILDHINRRTLKLDNVETLVLDEADEMLNMGFIDDIETILKEVPAERQTLLFSATMPDPIRRIGERFMHSPELIRIKAKEMTALLIEQFFVKVHEKEKFDVLSRLLDVQAPELAIVFGRTKRRVDELSRALDMRGYVAEGIHGDLTQAKRMSVLRKFKEGKIDVLVATDVAARGLDISGVTHVYNYDIPQDPESYVHRIGRTGRAGKEGMAITFVQPREMGYLRIVEETTKKRMQPLQAPTWDEAFAGQLRVATEKIQEAITEENLADYKTFANELLEKYDATDIAAAMLKMLAKEPDKTPVHITEERPLPSRGGGGYKGKGGNGKGGKGGGGYRGGSGKGGSYRDRNNSGKGRRSGGGSGNGSGGGNRDRRGNGEQRPSGGGNKGSYSQKSK, translated from the coding sequence TTGACAAAATTTTCGGAGTTCGGACTGGACGAAAAAATTGTAAAATCAGTAAATCGGATGGGGTTTGAAGAAGCAACGCCAATCCAAGAAAAAACAATTCCACTAGGACTAGCAGGTAAAGACTTAATCGGACAAGCACAAACAGGTACTGGTAAAACAGCCGCTTTTGGTCTACCAATGATTCACAAAATTGACCAAAAAAGTAATAACGTACAAGCTTTAATTATCGCTCCAACGCGGGAACTTGCAATCCAAGTTTCAGAAGAGCTTTATAAACTTAGCTATGACAAACATGTACGTGTGCTAGCGGTTTACGGGGGTAGTGATATCAGCCGTCAAATCCGTTCACTTAAGAAAAAACCACAAATCGTAGTTGGTACGCCAGGACGTATTTTGGATCATATTAACCGTCGCACACTGAAACTAGACAACGTGGAAACACTTGTACTAGATGAAGCAGACGAAATGCTAAACATGGGCTTCATTGACGATATTGAAACTATCCTCAAAGAAGTACCAGCAGAACGTCAAACATTACTATTTTCTGCAACAATGCCTGATCCAATTCGCCGTATTGGTGAACGTTTCATGCATAGCCCAGAACTTATTCGTATTAAAGCGAAAGAAATGACTGCACTATTAATCGAACAATTCTTCGTAAAAGTGCACGAAAAAGAAAAATTTGACGTATTATCTCGTTTGCTAGACGTACAAGCACCAGAACTTGCGATTGTTTTTGGTCGTACAAAACGTCGCGTAGATGAATTATCTCGTGCGCTTGATATGCGTGGTTATGTAGCTGAGGGTATCCACGGCGACTTAACACAAGCAAAACGTATGAGCGTACTGCGCAAATTTAAAGAAGGAAAAATTGATGTTCTAGTTGCAACAGACGTAGCAGCACGTGGACTTGATATTTCCGGCGTAACACATGTATATAACTATGACATCCCTCAAGATCCAGAAAGCTATGTTCACCGTATTGGTCGTACTGGTCGTGCTGGTAAAGAAGGTATGGCAATTACATTCGTACAACCTCGTGAAATGGGTTACCTGCGTATCGTAGAAGAAACAACGAAAAAACGTATGCAGCCACTTCAAGCTCCTACTTGGGACGAAGCTTTTGCAGGTCAATTACGTGTAGCAACAGAAAAAATTCAAGAAGCAATTACAGAAGAAAATCTTGCTGATTACAAAACGTTTGCTAATGAATTATTAGAAAAATATGATGCAACAGACATCGCAGCAGCAATGCTTAAAATGCTAGCTAAAGAACCAGACAAAACACCAGTTCATATTACCGAAGAACGCCCATTACCATCTCGTGGTGGTGGCGGCTACAAAGGTAAAGGTGGAAATGGTAAAGGCGGCAAAGGTGGCGGCGGCTATCGCGGCGGAAGCGGCAAAGGCGGAAGCTATCGCGATCGTAATAACAGTGGCAAAGGTCGTCGTAGTGGCGGCGGTTCCGGAAACGGTTCTGGCGGTGGAAATCGCGATCGTCGTGGAAACGGCGAACAACGTCCAAGTGGTGGCGGAAACAAAGGAAGCTACTCACAAAAATCTAAATAA
- a CDS encoding putative mucin/carbohydrate-binding domain-containing protein, which produces MWGKKAKGVLATVFLMVLVGVFSLGGLKADAEEATTIKKLNTLERPTWIFNTGVSKGVNHDRQDLGVVLPKDATIEIRQTNPNFKENLTLDLLNDDRNTEQTSTVGSSWVKVTATTETVPFIITTFTSVAPTVEYKVSANAKDLPVFKQGDNETNFFQKWDANDSAFGLISNQYIQILVPKNDKAYLKKMDDFSSINDLFAYYDSLFKTYNELEGISFTPENITDKNIPNRYFAKADKHGFGGGYYGGEYTAETSSSVIDFWLKPGWGGLHEIGHGYEGTFARDNTFYLVEVWNNIYADTMQQRMYGDDYTDKSWLFYGNVPYREDIFEDNVYTTKTPAQDWDLRDKLYMMVLMKDKAGDSAFTHFYQAYRTAANAGTITNNDLALDLVSKYFGETSKYDFTPFIELVRGTMSDKQKEENLYSGNKAVYPLASLLSGNNLQTARKDIKLNSKWGLVSNSQLSKYKVTKTMNLQLEIDDFEQIKGKTLVIKDGSEVIRKIKLASPTITLENMPIGIYSLEIPTGTSRLYEPSTNYLAVSDQTNNTAITMNELKTSTIGKEQFIFKGIADEIFMTATADPESESLKINVSKSSPHPYFESAYASIEVLNEQNQSVFNKVVNGKITLIEQLETVIKPNYTIKVMHKEPSRLGIAGAPDKLLDTKAINQTFKVTKYGLTNTATGFTEQDALTNYKTNLVSLATNIRNNDTIKNANYSISKTRLEKGINYLPDTDSDKSKYQEEYADLFVIKDESVQNLLDGKRFKFQLNGITEWEFADLNIDLNTNKATIKQNAGEPHWYFPDTYASIKIINNDDREIFNKEFNGRGYAAASESSVNIAVGNLIVVTHKEAFGERLIIINEDTEKSGFQLNEGVTYQVTTNGLKIVN; this is translated from the coding sequence ATGTGGGGAAAAAAAGCCAAAGGAGTTTTGGCAACTGTTTTTCTAATGGTGTTAGTAGGAGTTTTTTCACTAGGTGGTTTGAAAGCGGATGCAGAGGAGGCAACAACGATTAAAAAATTGAATACTTTGGAGCGACCAACATGGATATTTAACACAGGAGTTTCAAAAGGTGTGAATCACGACCGCCAAGATTTAGGCGTGGTCCTACCAAAAGATGCTACAATCGAGATTCGCCAAACCAATCCAAACTTCAAAGAAAATCTTACGTTAGATTTATTGAATGATGATAGAAATACCGAACAGACTTCTACTGTAGGTAGCTCATGGGTAAAAGTCACCGCAACTACTGAAACAGTACCGTTTATTATAACAACATTTACAAGCGTAGCACCAACAGTAGAATATAAAGTAAGTGCAAATGCAAAAGACTTACCCGTATTTAAACAAGGCGACAATGAAACGAATTTTTTTCAAAAGTGGGATGCAAATGATTCGGCATTTGGATTAATTAGTAACCAATACATCCAGATTTTAGTACCCAAAAATGACAAAGCCTATTTAAAAAAAATGGATGACTTTAGTTCTATTAATGATTTATTTGCTTATTATGACAGCCTGTTTAAAACATATAATGAACTTGAAGGAATCTCATTTACACCAGAAAATATAACCGATAAAAATATCCCCAACCGTTATTTTGCAAAAGCGGATAAACATGGATTTGGTGGTGGATATTATGGAGGAGAGTACACTGCTGAAACAAGTTCATCTGTTATTGATTTCTGGCTAAAACCTGGTTGGGGTGGACTACATGAAATCGGACATGGTTATGAAGGAACCTTTGCAAGAGATAATACATTTTATCTGGTTGAGGTATGGAATAATATATATGCAGATACCATGCAACAGAGAATGTATGGAGATGATTATACTGATAAAAGTTGGCTTTTTTATGGAAATGTTCCCTATCGTGAAGATATTTTCGAAGACAATGTTTATACAACCAAAACACCTGCACAAGATTGGGATTTACGAGATAAACTTTACATGATGGTACTGATGAAAGATAAAGCTGGTGATTCAGCATTTACACACTTTTATCAAGCTTACCGTACGGCCGCGAATGCAGGTACAATAACTAACAATGATTTAGCATTAGATTTAGTCAGCAAGTATTTTGGAGAAACAAGTAAGTATGACTTTACGCCTTTCATAGAACTAGTAAGAGGTACGATGTCTGATAAACAGAAAGAAGAAAACTTATATTCAGGAAATAAAGCAGTTTATCCATTAGCCTCACTACTTTCTGGTAATAATCTGCAAACAGCAAGAAAGGATATTAAGTTAAATTCAAAATGGGGATTAGTAAGCAACAGTCAACTAAGTAAATACAAAGTAACAAAAACAATGAATCTACAATTAGAAATAGATGATTTTGAACAAATTAAAGGGAAAACACTAGTAATAAAAGATGGTTCAGAGGTTATTCGAAAAATCAAACTTGCATCACCAACTATTACACTTGAAAATATGCCTATTGGGATTTACTCATTAGAGATTCCAACAGGAACTAGCCGTTTGTATGAACCTAGCACTAATTATTTGGCTGTCTCAGACCAAACAAATAATACAGCTATTACGATGAACGAGCTAAAAACCTCTACCATTGGAAAAGAGCAATTCATATTTAAAGGAATTGCCGACGAGATATTTATGACTGCGACAGCTGATCCTGAAAGTGAAAGTCTCAAAATAAATGTATCCAAAAGTTCTCCCCATCCTTATTTTGAGAGTGCCTACGCTTCTATTGAAGTACTCAATGAACAAAACCAATCTGTGTTCAATAAAGTAGTAAATGGTAAAATAACATTAATTGAGCAATTAGAAACAGTTATTAAGCCTAATTATACGATTAAAGTGATGCATAAAGAGCCCAGTCGTTTAGGCATTGCAGGCGCACCAGATAAGTTACTCGACACAAAAGCAATAAATCAAACATTTAAGGTAACTAAATATGGACTTACGAATACCGCAACAGGTTTTACCGAACAAGATGCATTAACAAACTACAAAACAAATCTAGTTAGCCTAGCAACAAATATTAGAAACAATGATACCATTAAAAATGCCAATTACAGTATTTCAAAAACAAGACTCGAAAAAGGGATTAACTATTTACCAGATACAGACTCAGATAAAAGTAAGTACCAAGAAGAGTATGCCGATTTGTTTGTAATCAAAGATGAAAGCGTACAAAATCTCCTAGATGGTAAACGATTTAAGTTCCAACTAAATGGGATTACAGAATGGGAGTTTGCCGATTTGAATATTGATCTAAACACAAATAAAGCTACCATTAAACAAAATGCTGGTGAACCGCATTGGTACTTCCCAGACACATACGCTTCTATAAAAATCATTAACAATGATGACCGAGAAATTTTCAATAAAGAGTTTAACGGGCGTGGTTATGCTGCTGCATCAGAGAGTAGTGTAAATATTGCAGTTGGAAATCTCATCGTTGTTACTCATAAAGAAGCATTTGGTGAGCGTCTTATCATAATAAATGAAGATACAGAAAAAAGTGGTTTTCAATTAAATGAAGGAGTAACGTATCAAGTAACTACTAATGGTCTAAAAATAGTGAACTAA
- a CDS encoding putative mucin/carbohydrate-binding domain-containing protein — translation MQILVPVNDEPYLKKMNDFKSIDALLAYYDTMFETYNELNGLSFTPQKATDKNIPNRYFAKADKSGGGSAYYSGDYTAEKSPSVAEFWLKPGWGGLHEIAHGYQGNFMNDSTFGPGEVWNNIYANTMEQKMLGDNYTKGWLFYGNVPSREGLFEKNVYTKKAPIKTWDLADKLYMLVMMKDKAGNEAFTHFNQAYRAAANEGTLDTNPLLLDLISKYFGETSHYNFTPFIELVAGSMSPKQKEDNLYSGNKAVYPLASLLSDSNLETARNDIKLDTKWGLVSNSQLDKYKLTKTINIQFAINDFEQIKGKTLKIKDGADIVRETKITTPTITLKNMPVGIYSLDVPTGVSRFYEVTSNYLSVSDQTKNAVITLNELKTSTIGLQELQFKGLGDVLFMTANVDIEQGNLKLNVSSTSPHAYFKNEYASIEVLNEQGQSVLKKETNGKLTTVEKLETIIKPGYTIKIMHKEPSRFSITNSPNKLVNTRATEQTFTVTKYGLTNAATGVNAQDALIHFKAKLDNFATNIKNNNALKNTEYSLSKTQLRKGIDYLPEADKLEYQKKYSDLLAIKQNILDGEQFKFQLRGLDEWRFASLSVNLDSKNAIIEQKAGIPNLYFKGTYANIKINDTKGKEIFNKDFNGSDSAIPSVDRVNIAIGNFITIMHKDAQDKRLFITNEQTGENGYQKEQEVTYLVTSSGLEKMRPTEIPIPHLADIIGKKFDFHFLGLGDYNFADLSIDIPTMQFSFTKKTDSPHPYFEDKASYASLQVRDQDGIEVYNYEMIGNKDTEAVLKNIKLEAGYYIILNHLEGKDRLLMSVDKGEKSKLLTQNVYQINENGLDKKTLSDIPIPDSSTKTKLYGSNIDFAFKGISSYHFATMHLDREKNLLQLKVLARTPHSYFSNTYASLEISDAEGKIVYTKNFIGNVLLKAESTDIPIKTGYKIKINHREASKNRFVVTDSETKATYKMQAENEFVVAENCLIVQ, via the coding sequence ATCCAGATTTTAGTTCCAGTAAATGATGAGCCTTATTTAAAAAAAATGAATGACTTTAAATCTATTGATGCTTTACTAGCATATTACGACACCATGTTTGAAACATATAATGAATTAAATGGTCTCTCTTTCACACCGCAAAAAGCTACGGATAAAAATATTCCCAACCGTTATTTTGCAAAAGCGGATAAGAGTGGTGGTGGCTCAGCATACTATTCGGGAGATTACACTGCAGAAAAAAGTCCATCTGTTGCTGAATTCTGGCTAAAACCTGGTTGGGGTGGACTACATGAGATTGCACACGGCTATCAAGGTAATTTTATGAATGATTCTACATTTGGTCCGGGTGAAGTTTGGAACAATATTTATGCAAATACAATGGAACAAAAAATGCTTGGAGACAATTATACTAAAGGTTGGCTCTTTTATGGAAATGTTCCCAGTCGTGAAGGACTATTCGAAAAAAACGTGTATACGAAAAAAGCACCTATTAAAACTTGGGATTTGGCAGATAAACTATATATGCTTGTAATGATGAAAGATAAAGCTGGTAATGAAGCATTTACACATTTCAACCAAGCTTACCGTGCCGCTGCAAACGAAGGAACATTAGATACTAATCCCCTACTACTTGACTTGATTAGTAAATACTTTGGTGAAACAAGTCACTATAACTTTACTCCTTTCATTGAGCTTGTAGCAGGTTCCATGTCCCCTAAACAAAAGGAAGACAATTTATATTCCGGAAATAAGGCTGTTTATCCTCTAGCCTCTCTACTTTCTGACAGTAATCTGGAAACAGCAAGAAATGATATCAAGTTAGACACAAAATGGGGCTTAGTAAGCAATAGTCAATTGGATAAATATAAATTAACAAAAACAATAAATATTCAATTCGCAATTAATGATTTTGAACAGATTAAGGGAAAAACACTAAAAATAAAAGATGGTGCTGATATTGTTCGAGAAACCAAGATTACAACACCAACTATTACATTAAAAAATATGCCCGTAGGAATTTACTCATTGGATGTTCCCACAGGAGTTAGTCGCTTCTATGAAGTAACATCTAACTATTTATCCGTCTCAGATCAAACAAAAAATGCTGTTATTACGCTAAATGAGTTGAAGACCTCTACCATCGGATTACAGGAATTGCAGTTTAAAGGACTAGGAGATGTCCTATTTATGACTGCAAATGTAGATATCGAACAAGGGAACCTGAAATTAAATGTATCCAGTACATCGCCCCATGCTTATTTCAAAAATGAGTATGCTTCTATTGAAGTGCTCAATGAACAAGGGCAATCCGTACTGAAAAAGGAAACAAACGGTAAACTTACAACAGTTGAGAAATTAGAAACAATCATTAAGCCAGGTTATACTATCAAAATTATGCACAAAGAACCAAGTCGTTTCAGCATTACAAATTCTCCAAATAAATTAGTCAATACTCGTGCTACAGAGCAAACATTTACGGTAACTAAATATGGCCTTACCAATGCTGCAACAGGTGTTAATGCTCAAGATGCATTAATACATTTCAAAGCAAAGTTAGATAATTTCGCAACAAATATTAAAAATAATAATGCGCTTAAAAATACAGAGTATAGCCTTTCCAAAACACAGCTAAGAAAAGGGATTGATTATTTACCAGAAGCAGATAAACTGGAGTACCAAAAGAAATATTCAGATTTACTTGCAATTAAACAAAATATCTTAGATGGCGAACAATTCAAGTTCCAATTAAGAGGTCTTGATGAGTGGAGATTTGCTAGTCTCAGTGTCAATCTAGACTCCAAAAATGCCATTATTGAACAAAAAGCTGGGATACCAAATTTATATTTTAAAGGCACCTATGCCAATATCAAAATCAATGACACTAAAGGTAAAGAAATTTTCAATAAAGATTTTAATGGAAGTGATTCAGCTATTCCATCCGTGGACAGAGTGAATATTGCGATTGGCAATTTCATCACAATCATGCACAAAGACGCACAAGATAAACGCCTTTTCATAACAAATGAACAAACAGGTGAGAATGGTTACCAAAAAGAGCAAGAAGTCACTTATCTAGTAACTTCTAGCGGTCTAGAAAAAATGAGGCCTACAGAAATACCTATACCTCACCTTGCTGATATTATTGGAAAAAAATTCGATTTCCATTTCCTTGGACTAGGAGATTACAATTTTGCTGATTTATCCATAGATATTCCAACTATGCAATTTTCCTTTACTAAAAAAACTGACAGCCCACATCCCTATTTTGAGGATAAAGCATCCTACGCATCTCTACAAGTGAGAGATCAAGATGGCATTGAAGTTTATAATTATGAAATGATTGGAAACAAAGATACAGAAGCCGTTTTGAAAAACATTAAATTAGAAGCCGGATATTATATCATCTTGAATCACCTTGAAGGAAAAGATCGATTGCTAATGAGTGTTGATAAAGGAGAAAAAAGCAAACTATTAACCCAAAATGTATATCAAATTAATGAAAATGGATTAGATAAAAAGACATTGTCAGACATTCCAATACCTGATAGTTCCACAAAAACGAAGCTATATGGTTCAAATATTGATTTTGCCTTTAAGGGAATCAGTAGCTATCACTTTGCTACAATGCATCTAGATAGAGAGAAGAATCTATTACAATTAAAGGTTCTAGCAAGAACACCACATTCTTACTTCTCCAATACTTATGCAAGCCTAGAAATAAGTGATGCAGAAGGAAAAATAGTTTATACAAAGAACTTTATTGGAAACGTACTTTTAAAAGCAGAATCAACTGATATCCCAATTAAGACGGGTTATAAAATCAAAATTAACCACCGAGAAGCATCAAAGAACCGATTTGTCGTAACAGATAGCGAGACGAAAGCAACCTATAAAATGCAAGCTGAAAATGAATTCGTCGTAGCTGAAAATTGCTTAATCGTACAATAA
- a CDS encoding putative enhancing factor (viral): protein MQKNMFKKAFILIFLVALIGFFTMNDLKAEAATTIEKKMNVLENPTWLTKSGLSKGIYHDRQDLGVVLPKNATIEIRQTNTSFTDQLVLELLNNDQKTEQSYKIGSSWVKITASVESVPFIRTTFTKEAPKVEYRVSTDTKDLPVFKQGDNEKKFFEK from the coding sequence ATGCAGAAAAACATGTTTAAAAAGGCTTTTATACTAATTTTTCTAGTTGCACTAATAGGTTTTTTCACTATGAATGATTTAAAAGCAGAGGCAGCAACAACAATCGAGAAAAAAATGAATGTATTGGAAAATCCCACATGGCTAACGAAATCAGGGTTATCCAAAGGAATTTATCACGACCGTCAAGATTTAGGCGTAGTCCTTCCAAAAAATGCCACGATTGAGATACGTCAAACAAACACAAGTTTCACCGACCAACTTGTACTAGAATTATTAAATAATGATCAAAAAACGGAGCAATCCTATAAAATAGGTAGCTCATGGGTAAAAATTACGGCAAGCGTCGAATCAGTACCATTTATAAGAACAACTTTTACAAAAGAGGCGCCAAAAGTTGAGTACAGGGTAAGCACTGATACAAAAGACTTACCTGTATTTAAGCAAGGAGATAATGAAAAGAAATTTTTCGAAAAGTGA
- a CDS encoding QueT transporter family protein, producing the protein MKMKILTVNAIIATLYVVLGMVVAPIGFMALQFRLPEIFNHLIVFNKKYFWGIILGVFITNLFFSGLGWIDLVFGVAQSAISLLLMIGISKYVKGIIPRMIINTILFSITMAIIAWELVIVFDLPFLITWATTALSEFIVMGIGIPLMYLLNKRLNFKKMID; encoded by the coding sequence ATGAAAATGAAAATATTAACGGTGAATGCCATTATCGCTACGCTTTATGTGGTTCTCGGCATGGTTGTTGCACCAATTGGTTTTATGGCATTACAATTTCGTTTGCCAGAAATTTTTAACCACCTGATTGTCTTTAATAAAAAGTATTTTTGGGGAATTATTCTTGGCGTGTTTATTACCAATTTGTTCTTTTCCGGGTTGGGTTGGATCGATTTGGTTTTCGGCGTAGCTCAATCTGCCATTTCACTTTTACTAATGATTGGAATTTCTAAATACGTAAAAGGAATTATCCCACGAATGATTATTAACACGATTCTTTTCTCCATAACAATGGCAATTATTGCTTGGGAATTAGTTATTGTTTTTGATTTACCATTCTTAATCACTTGGGCAACGACAGCTCTAAGTGAATTTATTGTAATGGGTATCGGAATTCCACTTATGTATCTATTAAATAAACGACTGAATTTCAAAAAAATGATTGATTAA
- a CDS encoding DUF2316 family protein: protein MSLIKEQKIATKQELADNLTLTGLTTSEVAAELNTSEAKIERILNLKQNSLNDGWIFRNYLLKKVAEKGLTPVPFTAIGGDYHDYWFLDSRIIETGVMSKGNR, encoded by the coding sequence ATGTCATTAATAAAAGAACAAAAAATTGCGACCAAACAAGAACTCGCTGATAATCTCACTTTGACCGGATTAACTACTTCCGAAGTTGCGGCAGAGCTAAACACAAGTGAAGCAAAAATCGAACGAATCTTAAATTTAAAACAAAACTCTTTAAATGATGGCTGGATTTTTCGTAATTACCTGCTTAAAAAAGTGGCAGAAAAAGGCCTCACACCAGTTCCGTTTACAGCAATCGGCGGCGATTACCATGACTACTGGTTTTTAGACAGTAGAATTATAGAGACTGGAGTAATGAGTAAAGGTAATCGATAA